Proteins co-encoded in one Ralstonia sp. RRA genomic window:
- a CDS encoding HD-GYP domain-containing protein, which produces MRKRIAIEHLRVGMYLEEFVGSWLDHPFWRARFRVEDSAQLQRLRASGIREVWIDTARGTDVAAANAAPPAPPSPPSAQPDAGITPRPITYAEEMRRAGHLISKAEVAVKAMFADARMGRTIEARDALPLVEAISGSVDRHPSALISLARLKTKDRYTFLHSVAVCALMVSLGRQLGLSDDEVRDAGLAGLLHDIGKIAIPPEVLNKPGALTADEFRTVVVHPQAGYDILVGDTQMRDIALDVCLHHHERMDGTGYPHKLAGEGISLFSRMGAICDVYDAVTSDRPYKKAWEAAYAIQRMVEWRGNHFDPMVFNAFVKSVGIYPVGSLVRLRSGRLAVVMQHTPGALLTPTVKVFFSISSGTRIAPELIDLAHTGDQIVSREEPSDWGLTDLNQLWIHGD; this is translated from the coding sequence ATGCGCAAGCGCATCGCCATCGAACACCTGCGGGTGGGAATGTATCTGGAGGAATTTGTCGGCTCGTGGCTGGACCACCCGTTCTGGCGGGCCCGCTTTCGCGTTGAAGATTCCGCCCAGCTGCAACGCCTGCGTGCCAGCGGCATCCGAGAGGTCTGGATCGATACCGCACGCGGCACCGACGTGGCCGCAGCCAATGCTGCGCCACCCGCCCCCCCGAGCCCGCCGTCAGCACAGCCTGACGCCGGCATCACACCGCGCCCAATCACGTACGCCGAAGAAATGCGCCGTGCCGGGCACCTGATCAGCAAGGCAGAAGTTGCCGTCAAGGCTATGTTTGCGGACGCGCGCATGGGCCGCACCATCGAGGCGCGTGACGCGCTGCCGCTGGTCGAGGCGATCTCCGGCTCGGTCGACCGCCACCCGAGCGCCTTGATCAGCCTCGCGCGCCTGAAGACGAAAGACCGCTACACCTTCCTGCATTCCGTGGCGGTGTGTGCGCTGATGGTGTCGCTCGGCCGCCAGCTCGGCCTGTCCGACGATGAAGTCCGCGACGCGGGCCTGGCTGGCCTGCTGCACGACATCGGCAAGATCGCTATTCCGCCCGAGGTACTGAACAAGCCGGGTGCGCTCACCGCCGATGAATTCCGCACCGTGGTCGTTCACCCGCAGGCCGGGTACGACATCCTGGTGGGCGACACCCAGATGCGCGACATCGCGCTCGACGTCTGCCTGCACCACCACGAGCGCATGGATGGCACCGGCTATCCGCACAAGCTGGCCGGCGAGGGCATCTCGCTGTTTTCGCGCATGGGCGCCATCTGCGACGTGTACGACGCAGTGACCTCCGACCGCCCCTACAAAAAAGCGTGGGAAGCCGCCTACGCGATCCAGCGCATGGTCGAATGGCGCGGCAACCATTTCGACCCGATGGTGTTCAACGCCTTCGTCAAGAGCGTGGGCATCTATCCGGTGGGCTCGCTGGTGCGGTTGCGCTCGGGGCGGCTGGCCGTGGTCATGCAACACACGCCGGGCGCGTTACTCACGCCCACGGTCAAGGTATTCTTCTCCATATCGTCGGGCACGCGGATTGCGCCCGAGCTCATCGACCTGGCGCACACCGGCGACCAGATCGTTTCACGAGAAGAACCCAGCGACTGGGGCCTGACCGACCTCAACCAACTTTGGATACACGGCGACTGA